Sequence from the Terriglobales bacterium genome:
CGGAAATTTCTTTCTGAACGCAGTAGGAACCGCGGGAAATGCTCACCGGCATCTCTCCCATCGCTTTGCGGAGAACCCCAGCATGACCACATCAGCCAAGTCTCCTGCCTTCCTCTTCGATCTCGACGGAACCCTGGTGGATAGCGTTTACCAGCACGTCCTCGCGTGGCGCGAAGCCTTAGAACGCGGCGGCATCGAGCTGGCAGTGTGGCGCATTCACCGGCGCATCGGGATGAGCGGAGGGCTATTCGTCAATGCATTGCTCAGAGAAACCGGGCAGCCAGTTTCGGCTGAACAGGCAATGACTCTTCTGAAATATCATGAAGAGGCTTACGTTCCGCTCGCGGGCCAGGTTCGCCCGCTGCCGGAAGCCGTAGAGTTGCTGGCATTTCTCACCAGGAATCATGTTCCC
This genomic interval carries:
- a CDS encoding HAD family phosphatase, which produces MTTSAKSPAFLFDLDGTLVDSVYQHVLAWREALERGGIELAVWRIHRRIGMSGGLFVNALLRETGQPVSAEQAMTLLKYHEEAYVPLAGQVRPLPEAVELLAFLTRNHVPWAIATSGQAESAHRTLRVLGLGPEVPVVTRDQVQHAKPDPDLILAAAERLGVDVEAAMVVGDSVWDLLAARRARALGIGLLSGGYG